Proteins encoded within one genomic window of Candidatus Poribacteria bacterium:
- a CDS encoding VOC family protein, whose protein sequence is MPTTTANGTDAKVECIIPILNVKNLAMSMDYYVNVLGFRKEWDWGDPPDVGSVERDDYSIMLCEDGQGHPGTWLWMGVEDADEFYEEYKASGAKIRETPVNYPWAYEFRVEDLDGHVLRIGSGRKEDEPHDH, encoded by the coding sequence ATGCCCACAACCACGGCAAACGGAACAGATGCCAAGGTAGAGTGCATCATACCTATTCTAAACGTTAAGAACCTCGCTATGAGCATGGATTATTATGTGAACGTGCTCGGATTTAGAAAGGAATGGGATTGGGGCGATCCGCCAGATGTTGGAAGTGTAGAGCGCGACGACTACTCCATCATGTTATGCGAAGATGGACAAGGGCACCCTGGAACATGGCTTTGGATGGGCGTTGAGGATGCCGATGAATTTTATGAGGAATATAAGGCGAGCGGCGCGAAAATTCGAGAGACCCCAGTAAACTACCCTTGGGCATATGAATTCAGAGTAGAAGACTTGGACGGTCACGTTTTACGAATTGGATCAGGGCGCAAAGAGGATGAACCGCATGATCACTAA